The segment GAAATTGGCGATGGGCATGATGCCGGGGACGATCGGAACGGTGACGCCCAGGCGGGTCACGTCGTCGACGAAGCGGAAATACGCATCGGAGTTGAAGAAATACTGGGTGATCGCGCCGTTCGCGCCGGCATCGCACTTGGCCTTGAAGTGGCGCAGGTCCACCAGGGCGTTTTCGGCCTGGGGGTGGGTCTCCGGGTAGGCCGCCACTTCGATATGGAAGTGGTCGCCGCTGTGCTCGCGGATGAAGGCGACCAGCTCCGCGGCGTAGCGGAAGTCACCCGGGGTGGCCATGCCCGAGGGCAGGTCGCCGCGCAGGGCGACGATGCGGCGGCAGCCGCGCTCTTTGTACTCATCCAGCAGGGCGCGGATCTCGGCCTTCGTCCCGCCCATGCACGACAGGTGCGGGGCCACGGAGAGGCCATGGTCGGCGCGCAGGCGGCGCACGGTATCGCCGGTGTAGCTCAGCGTGGAGCCGCCCGCGCCGA is part of the Luteibacter pinisoli genome and harbors:
- the metF gene encoding methylenetetrahydrofolate reductase [NAD(P)H] → MPAISFEFFPPKTDEQRDQLDKAVEKLKGHAPDYVSVTFGAGGSTLSYTGDTVRRLRADHGLSVAPHLSCMGGTKAEIRALLDEYKERGCRRIVALRGDLPSGMATPGDFRYAAELVAFIREHSGDHFHIEVAAYPETHPQAENALVDLRHFKAKCDAGANGAITQYFFNSDAYFRFVDDVTRLGVTVPIVPGIMPIANFSQLRRFSEQCGAEIPRWIVQRMRAHGDDAAAVRELGAEVVAELCRRLLDGGAPGLHFYTINRARATTAVLERLA